In Pseudomonas sp. p1(2021b), the genomic window CAGTGCATCTGCATTGGCCTTGAGCTTTTCGGCGAAGGCTTCCAGCACGCTGATGCGTGCATCCAGGCTCAGTTGCGCCCAGGCCGGGAAGGCCTGACGCGCCGCCTGCACGGCAGCCTGTACCTGGGCCTCGTCGGCGCCCTGCCCCTCCCAGACCACAGCCTGGGTGACGGGGTTGAGCGATTGCAGGGCCTGGCCCTGCCCGGCCTGCCACTGGCCGGCGATGTAATGGGTCGTCATTTACTGGGCCTCCCGGCTGGCGGACAGCGGCACGGCGCGCACATTGTCGCCGGCGCCCAGGCGCAGGCGCTTGGCGGTCTGAGGATCGACCACCAGGGTGCCGGCTGCCAGGCGCGCAGGCGCTGCGGTGATGCGGCAGTCCTCGCGCTTGCGGTTATGAATGAGATAAGGGGTGGCGTCGTCGCCCGGCGTGCCGACGGCCAACACCAGGGTCTGGCTTTCACGCACGGCGCGGATCTTCGACGTTTCGCACTCGATGGCCGGGCCTGCGTCGAAGATGTCGACGTAGCCCTGGTAGCTGAAGCCTTCGCGCTTGAGCATGGCCAGGGCAGGCTCGGTATCGGTGTGCACGCGGCCAATGACGTTGCGCGCAGCCTCCGAGAGGAAGCAGGTGTACAACGGGAACTTGGGCATCAGTTCGGCAATGAACGACTTGTTGCCCACGCCGGTCAGGTAGTCGGCCTGGCTGAACTCCATCTTGAAAAAATGCCGGCCCAGGCTCTCCCAGAACGGCGAGCGGCCATGCTCGTCGGACATGCCGCGCATCTCGGCGATGATCTTGTTGCCGAACAGCTCGGGGAACTCGGCGATGAACAGCATACGCGCCTTGGACAACAGTCGGCCGTTGAGGCCGGTGCGGTAGTCGCTGCGCAGGAACAGCGAGCACAGCTCAGAGTTGCCGGTCAGGTCGTTGGCCAGGAACAGGGTGGGGATCTCGCGGTAGATCTTCAGTTCCTGGGAAGCGCTGACAGTCAGGCCGACCCGGTAGTTGTACCAAGGCTCGCGCAGGCCGACGGCGCCGGCAATGGCGCAGATGCCGACCACCAGGCCCTCGTCGTTTTCCAATACGAACAGGTAGTCGGTATCGGCGCGCTCGGCTTCGCCACGGAAGCTTTTCTCGGCCCAGCCGACACGGTGCCCGAGGCGGTCTTCGTTGGCCGGCAAGGTGGTCAGGCCGGTGCCGGTGCTGCGTGCCAATTCGATCAGCGCGGGTAGGTCGCTGCTGCGTACGGGACGAACGATCATGCTATCTCCTTGTGCGGCGGTCTTTGCCTGCCGCGAATCTCTCGATACCGACCCTGGGGTTCAGACGGCGACCAGGCGGACGCTGCCACCTTCACCGACGCCCAGGGCGT contains:
- the astA gene encoding arginine N-succinyltransferase — translated: MIVRPVRSSDLPALIELARSTGTGLTTLPANEDRLGHRVGWAEKSFRGEAERADTDYLFVLENDEGLVVGICAIAGAVGLREPWYNYRVGLTVSASQELKIYREIPTLFLANDLTGNSELCSLFLRSDYRTGLNGRLLSKARMLFIAEFPELFGNKIIAEMRGMSDEHGRSPFWESLGRHFFKMEFSQADYLTGVGNKSFIAELMPKFPLYTCFLSEAARNVIGRVHTDTEPALAMLKREGFSYQGYVDIFDAGPAIECETSKIRAVRESQTLVLAVGTPGDDATPYLIHNRKREDCRITAAPARLAAGTLVVDPQTAKRLRLGAGDNVRAVPLSASREAQ